A part of Planococcus sp. MB-3u-03 genomic DNA contains:
- a CDS encoding YlaF family protein, whose protein sequence is MKEAIIESWHNIKWIFVLYSLAAIGAMVLIGVAVALRSVTGIFLSILLLLVIMGFGFKRKKEMREAGAL, encoded by the coding sequence ATGAAAGAAGCGATCATAGAATCATGGCATAATATAAAATGGATTTTTGTACTATATTCATTGGCGGCAATTGGAGCAATGGTGCTCATCGGCGTCGCAGTGGCACTTCGCAGCGTAACCGGTATTTTTCTCTCCATCCTATTATTATTGGTCATCATGGGCTTTGGATTCAAACGCAAAAAAGAAATGCGCGAAGCTGGCGCATTATAA